One stretch of Pseudomonas azotoformans DNA includes these proteins:
- the cpaB gene encoding Flp pilus assembly protein CpaB — MNSRISMVLAGLLLIGALIAGYWGLVLSRAPEPVAAPPAPVISVEKTLAAAEDQTRRPVVVLLHDVPAFTPLTAADLSVEKLRTVPAGSLTQLEQAIGRIPLRTLGAGTWLTEDSFSAGGPLARMIRPNERALAVAVDEVVGAGGQLSPGDYVDVLLFLRQDAGNAEQSAQIVLPAMRLLSVGDQLGLANDGKPAVPPPATAEERAQAIQRRLAARTVVLAVPEPLLSRLMLASQAGTLRLAVRSAEEQLLSRYWAGEDDTAQKLESANRDLYQFTQLALSAPPKRVVPAGVTPGVRRGIEVIRGAQAAPQTP; from the coding sequence ATGAACAGTCGCATCAGCATGGTCCTGGCCGGCTTGTTGCTGATCGGGGCATTGATCGCCGGGTACTGGGGGCTTGTATTGAGCCGCGCACCTGAGCCCGTTGCAGCGCCTCCCGCACCTGTCATTTCCGTCGAAAAAACCCTTGCCGCCGCTGAAGACCAGACCCGTCGGCCGGTGGTCGTCCTGCTGCATGACGTGCCTGCCTTTACGCCACTGACCGCCGCCGACCTGTCCGTCGAGAAACTACGCACCGTGCCCGCCGGCAGCCTGACTCAGCTCGAGCAGGCCATCGGCCGCATACCCCTGAGAACCCTCGGCGCCGGCACCTGGCTCACCGAAGACAGCTTTAGCGCTGGCGGCCCCCTCGCTCGCATGATCCGCCCCAACGAACGCGCGCTGGCCGTGGCCGTGGATGAGGTGGTCGGTGCCGGCGGCCAATTGAGCCCAGGCGATTACGTGGATGTGCTGCTGTTCCTGCGCCAGGATGCCGGCAACGCCGAACAGTCGGCGCAGATCGTCCTTCCGGCCATGCGCCTGCTCAGCGTTGGCGATCAATTGGGCCTGGCCAACGATGGCAAACCGGCAGTGCCACCACCGGCTACCGCCGAAGAACGCGCCCAGGCCATCCAACGCCGACTCGCCGCACGCACTGTGGTGCTGGCCGTGCCGGAGCCTTTGTTAAGCCGCCTGATGCTCGCGTCTCAAGCCGGGACCTTGCGCCTGGCCGTGCGCAGTGCCGAGGAACAACTGCTCAGCCGCTACTGGGCCGGTGAAGACGACACCGCGCAAAAGCTGGAAAGTGCCAACCGTGACCTTTACCAGTTCACTCAACTGGCGTTGAGCGCCCCGCCCAAGCGCGTCGTGCCGGCTGGCGTCACGCCTGGCGTACGCCGTGGCATCGAAGTGATTCGCGGCGCCCAAGCGGCGCCACAAACCCCGTGA
- a CDS encoding CpaF family protein codes for MSGEKLFGGPARAAGGNTDHDGLKLVLHRYIIDAIEESGKNLLEGTRQSLAQFVIDKVSEYITRMRLAISRYEMERLAEEIVDELTGFGPLEVLLRDPSITEILVNGPHRVFIERDGLLHQSDLRFIDDHHVERVMQRILAPLGRRLDESSPMVDARLPDGSRVNAIIPPIALDGPCLSIRKFRKDMLKSTDLVAMQTIDQSIFEFFQEAVGKRCNILISGGTGTGKTTLLNILSQLINPHERLVTIEDVAELQLGHPHVVRLETRPPNAEGHGEVKSSDLIRNALRMRPDRIILGEIRGVEVLDVMTAMNTGHDGSMSTVHANNAQDALLRLETLVGLTGRVIAEKTLRQMICAALDVIIQLTRMPDGRRCVSEVVEVVGVRDDVYVTNTLFRLDRRTGFGFLREALNPAGDKLRRESALQS; via the coding sequence ATGAGCGGCGAAAAACTGTTTGGCGGCCCAGCCCGCGCTGCCGGTGGCAACACCGATCACGATGGCCTGAAACTGGTGCTGCACCGCTACATCATCGACGCCATCGAGGAGTCGGGCAAGAACCTGCTCGAAGGTACACGCCAATCCCTGGCGCAATTTGTCATCGACAAGGTCTCCGAATACATCACGCGCATGCGCCTGGCGATCTCACGCTATGAGATGGAGCGCCTGGCCGAAGAGATCGTCGACGAACTCACCGGTTTCGGCCCACTGGAAGTGCTGCTGCGTGACCCTTCGATCACCGAAATCCTGGTCAACGGGCCACATCGGGTCTTCATCGAACGTGATGGTTTGCTGCACCAGAGCGACCTGCGCTTCATCGACGACCACCATGTGGAGCGCGTGATGCAACGCATCTTGGCGCCGCTGGGCCGACGCCTGGATGAGTCTTCGCCAATGGTGGATGCGCGCCTGCCCGACGGTAGCCGGGTCAATGCGATCATCCCGCCGATTGCCCTGGATGGCCCGTGCCTGTCGATTCGAAAATTCCGCAAAGACATGCTCAAGAGCACTGACCTGGTCGCCATGCAGACCATCGACCAGAGCATTTTCGAGTTCTTCCAGGAGGCCGTGGGCAAGCGCTGCAATATCCTGATCAGCGGCGGCACCGGCACCGGCAAGACCACGCTGTTGAATATCCTCAGCCAGTTGATCAACCCCCACGAGCGCCTGGTGACCATCGAAGACGTCGCCGAATTGCAATTGGGCCACCCCCACGTGGTACGCCTGGAAACCCGGCCGCCCAACGCCGAGGGCCACGGCGAAGTCAAGTCCAGCGACCTGATCCGCAACGCCCTGCGGATGCGCCCGGACCGCATCATCCTGGGCGAGATCCGTGGTGTCGAAGTACTCGACGTGATGACGGCGATGAACACCGGCCACGACGGTTCCATGAGCACCGTGCACGCCAACAACGCCCAGGATGCGTTGCTGCGCCTGGAAACCCTGGTGGGCCTGACCGGGCGGGTAATCGCCGAAAAAACCCTGCGCCAGATGATCTGCGCCGCACTGGACGTGATCATCCAACTGACGCGCATGCCCGACGGCCGTCGCTGCGTGAGCGAAGTGGTGGAAGTGGTCGGTGTGCGTGATGACGTGTACGTCACCAATACCCTGTTCCGCCTGGACCGGCGCACCGGCTTTGGCTTCCTGCGCGAAGCGCTCAACCCGGCCGGCGACAAACTGCGCCGCGAATCGGCGTTGCAGTCCTAG
- a CDS encoding Flp family type IVb pilin: MFLDLMLKIYVQTQLFFKRKEGASGIEYAIIVALVALVIVGAGSGLGAKVASVFNSIANKMTTAT; this comes from the coding sequence ATGTTCCTTGACCTGATGTTGAAGATTTATGTTCAGACGCAGCTATTCTTTAAGCGTAAAGAGGGTGCCTCAGGTATTGAGTACGCGATTATCGTTGCGCTGGTTGCACTCGTTATTGTCGGCGCCGGCTCTGGGCTTGGCGCTAAAGTTGCTTCCGTGTTCAACTCGATTGCTAACAAAATGACGACGGCGACCTGA
- a CDS encoding response regulator, with protein MSEQSSARQQILLVDDEEDALIELAESLGNEGFVCFTANSVTFALQELTLHPDIALVITDLRMPEESGISLIKRLREHTSRSHLPVIVMSGHAEMDDVSDMLRLQVLDLFRKPIYLVRLIDTLNNLFPLPKTV; from the coding sequence ATGAGCGAACAGTCTTCTGCGCGCCAGCAAATTCTATTGGTGGACGATGAAGAGGACGCCCTGATCGAACTTGCCGAATCCCTCGGAAACGAGGGATTTGTCTGTTTTACCGCCAACTCCGTCACGTTCGCCCTGCAAGAATTGACACTTCACCCCGACATCGCCCTGGTGATCACCGACCTGCGCATGCCCGAGGAAAGTGGCATTTCCTTGATCAAGCGCCTACGCGAACACACCTCACGCTCGCACTTGCCGGTGATTGTGATGTCGGGTCATGCCGAAATGGATGATGTGAGCGACATGCTGCGCCTGCAGGTGCTGGACCTGTTTCGCAAGCCGATCTACCTGGTGCGGTTGATCGATACGTTGAACAACCTTTTTCCCCTTCCCAAAACGGTGTAG
- a CDS encoding collagen-like triple helix repeat-containing protein has translation MKTQVVFWKASTALALAVALALGGCSSGGGGHHSGGSSSDAGAGAGAGTGGGGTGGGGTDPGTNPGTNPGTDPGTNPGGGTTPLVTATVVDTVGDTVTGLGGTVRSLGTTLGSLPIVGATAGGLVNATGNAVGSIGTGLSDGLGSLGTDSNALGKTVAGVANGVSDLGDGVTVTGSNVATLLGKVPVVSGAAPVVGNVVGRVGNAVTMLGDTLSTASTTGPLGSVTNTVGTKVLVPVVSLVENTTGKVGTATGLDKPVGGLLQKVGDTVDGLGDKVAGAGGTGNPVTGAVGNVLNGVGTVVSKADGYVDPDANNGGGNSGGGTGGGTNKLGLPELIGGVIAGAGSGLDAGSSNGVVSATGVTGVKAGTTVASLGTLLGGSGAPNMAAGTPVAGLTSQIGGALNPVTSGVQSLTQNVGNATGLGGPVNGLVANVGGAVSSLGGQISGTHANPVTNALGGTVTAVGDTVASIGGLVTGGTNTGGGVLGGGLNVGAGASAGAGAGANANGGVLGGLLGGLTGKK, from the coding sequence ATGAAAACTCAAGTCGTGTTTTGGAAAGCAAGTACCGCTCTGGCCCTGGCAGTAGCACTGGCACTCGGCGGCTGCAGCAGCGGTGGTGGCGGGCATCACAGTGGTGGTTCCTCCTCGGATGCGGGTGCGGGTGCGGGTGCGGGCACAGGTGGTGGCGGAACGGGCGGCGGCGGTACCGACCCAGGAACTAACCCAGGAACCAACCCAGGCACCGATCCTGGCACAAACCCAGGCGGCGGCACGACCCCACTGGTCACCGCCACCGTGGTCGATACCGTCGGCGACACCGTGACCGGCCTCGGCGGCACCGTCAGAAGCCTGGGCACCACCCTTGGCAGCCTGCCAATCGTAGGCGCCACTGCGGGCGGCCTGGTGAATGCCACCGGCAACGCGGTCGGCAGCATCGGCACCGGCCTGTCGGATGGCCTGGGCTCGCTTGGCACGGACAGCAATGCCTTGGGCAAAACCGTCGCCGGCGTGGCCAATGGGGTTTCCGACCTGGGCGATGGCGTGACCGTGACCGGTAGCAACGTCGCCACCCTGCTGGGAAAAGTGCCGGTCGTCAGCGGCGCGGCGCCGGTCGTCGGCAACGTCGTCGGCAGGGTCGGCAATGCCGTGACCATGCTGGGCGACACCCTGAGCACCGCCAGCACCACCGGGCCATTGGGCTCGGTGACCAACACCGTCGGCACGAAAGTGCTGGTGCCAGTGGTATCGCTGGTGGAAAACACCACCGGCAAAGTCGGTACCGCGACCGGTCTTGATAAGCCTGTGGGTGGGCTGCTGCAAAAAGTTGGTGATACTGTCGACGGCCTGGGCGACAAGGTCGCCGGCGCAGGCGGTACTGGCAACCCTGTGACGGGTGCGGTGGGCAACGTGCTCAATGGCGTCGGCACCGTGGTGAGCAAGGCTGACGGTTATGTCGACCCGGATGCGAATAACGGTGGTGGCAACAGCGGCGGTGGTACCGGCGGCGGCACCAACAAGCTGGGCCTGCCTGAACTCATCGGTGGCGTGATCGCCGGTGCTGGCAGCGGCCTGGATGCAGGCAGCAGCAATGGCGTGGTCAGCGCGACCGGCGTCACCGGTGTCAAAGCCGGCACCACCGTGGCCTCCCTGGGCACCCTCCTCGGCGGCAGCGGCGCTCCAAACATGGCGGCAGGCACCCCCGTTGCCGGGCTGACCAGCCAGATCGGCGGTGCACTCAACCCCGTCACCAGCGGCGTACAGAGCCTGACCCAAAACGTCGGCAACGCCACCGGACTGGGTGGCCCGGTCAACGGCCTGGTCGCTAATGTCGGTGGCGCCGTCAGCAGCCTGGGCGGGCAAATCAGCGGAACCCACGCCAACCCGGTTACCAACGCCCTGGGCGGCACCGTGACCGCAGTGGGTGACACCGTGGCTTCGATCGGCGGCCTGGTCACCGGCGGCACCAACACCGGTGGTGGCGTGCTCGGCGGTGGCCTCAATGTGGGTGCCGGTGCATCGGCGGGTGCAGGGGCCGGCGCCAATGCTAATGGTGGTGTTCTGGGCGGGCTGCTGGGTGGCCTGACCGGCAAAAAATAG
- a CDS encoding type II secretion system F family protein, with product MTGPILLLVCLLLIGLSFWQFQHGLRKARTDRVLERLGDGQPETQEPNTTWNGLERMFQRAGLGKPTDRLGLWLSAWVIGALLGWLLADGLGLITMIVAPPLVLRVYISWRYQRRVQRMVEQLPQLLDHSVRSLKSGRTLADAVLGGVEGIENPLKDAMARVQRNVRMGVSLPDSVSDFAEFYEQDEFRLFALGLKVNHRYGGNASELLENLIKMIREREQGARQLKAMTGETRMTAYVLGGLPILIVAYFLMVNPDYLMTMWNDDTGRTLLFVALAMDVTGTLAMWRMLRSV from the coding sequence ATGACCGGACCGATATTGTTGCTTGTCTGCCTGCTGTTGATCGGCCTGTCGTTCTGGCAGTTTCAGCATGGCCTGCGCAAAGCCCGGACGGACCGCGTGCTGGAGCGACTCGGCGATGGCCAGCCCGAAACCCAGGAACCGAACACAACGTGGAACGGCCTTGAGCGCATGTTCCAACGCGCCGGGCTGGGCAAACCCACCGACCGCCTGGGCCTGTGGCTGAGCGCCTGGGTGATCGGCGCACTGCTCGGCTGGCTGCTCGCCGACGGGCTGGGTCTGATCACGATGATCGTGGCACCGCCCCTGGTACTGCGCGTCTACATCAGTTGGCGCTATCAACGGCGCGTGCAGCGCATGGTCGAGCAACTGCCGCAGTTGCTCGACCACAGCGTACGCAGCCTCAAGTCCGGCAGAACCCTGGCGGACGCCGTACTGGGCGGTGTCGAGGGCATCGAAAACCCACTCAAGGACGCCATGGCTCGCGTGCAGCGCAACGTGCGCATGGGGGTCAGCCTGCCGGACTCGGTGAGCGACTTCGCCGAGTTCTACGAGCAGGACGAATTCCGCCTGTTCGCCCTCGGCCTGAAGGTCAACCACCGCTACGGCGGCAACGCCAGTGAACTGCTGGAAAACCTGATCAAGATGATCCGCGAGCGCGAACAAGGCGCGAGGCAACTCAAGGCCATGACCGGTGAAACGCGCATGACCGCCTATGTGCTGGGCGGGCTGCCCATCCTGATCGTGGCGTACTTCCTGATGGTCAACCCTGACTACCTGATGACCATGTGGAACGACGACACCGGGCGCACCCTGCTCTTCGTCGCACTGGCGATGGACGTGACCGGCACCCTGGCCATGTGGCGCATGTTGAGGAGTGTTTGA
- a CDS encoding ShlB/FhaC/HecB family hemolysin secretion/activation protein → MRALTPLLLLTLSAYAHADTLPTFLNSNDTIRNLPVPNLPVDAYRPASTPTQVPTPAPTAGQPLMMDTKVTIRKLQIDGGTVYPLKDVAQAFAPLIGHETNLAQLIEATRSITRRYQEDGYLLSYAFLPEQRFEGGLVQVVLVEGYIRDYQLQGDIGSVSSYVDKLAGKLQAERPLTRKTFERYTTLMSAIPGLTVQAQVPPPSTTDGGTHMQVTASRKPVTTSMSLNQASRGGTQALLTGTSNSWTSMGEQLSISGLFPPGEDKEHYYRATYSQFINAEGTQLALSGERYRAAPHTRLQLGDGVELKPHQEIDRYSIGVSHPFIASPSESLSLGTRLYAVDQTNRYKLNGFPQRFELETNLRALAFEGDWRKADSTQLRIISGGLYQGINGMGAKTRTDFGGLKPDLDFFRLRLSGVQSNKLFGNWQGVLSGAFYWSNDYLPDSERATFGGQSFGRGYPDDQGSGDKGWGVAYEVNYSYNRAGDWVKILQPYVVFDRAKTWFNDLPVKGNDLSSAALGLRFGDAKYYNIALEAAKPMSDEALDSFDRRPRYSLSFSYQL, encoded by the coding sequence ATGCGCGCTTTGACGCCGTTGTTATTGCTCACCCTCAGTGCTTACGCCCACGCCGATACCCTACCCACTTTCCTCAATAGCAACGACACCATCCGCAACCTGCCCGTGCCCAACCTGCCCGTCGACGCCTACCGGCCCGCCTCCACGCCCACCCAGGTGCCAACGCCGGCGCCCACCGCAGGGCAGCCGTTGATGATGGACACCAAGGTCACCATTCGCAAACTGCAGATCGACGGCGGCACCGTCTACCCGCTCAAGGACGTCGCCCAGGCATTCGCGCCCCTGATCGGCCATGAAACCAACCTGGCGCAATTGATCGAAGCCACCCGCAGCATCACCCGGCGTTACCAGGAAGACGGCTACTTGCTGTCCTATGCCTTCCTGCCGGAACAACGCTTCGAAGGCGGCCTGGTGCAGGTGGTGCTGGTGGAGGGCTACATCCGTGATTATCAACTGCAAGGCGATATCGGTTCGGTCTCCTCCTATGTCGACAAACTGGCGGGAAAACTCCAGGCCGAACGCCCGCTGACGCGCAAGACGTTCGAGCGCTACACCACGCTGATGAGTGCGATCCCAGGCCTGACCGTGCAGGCTCAGGTGCCACCTCCGAGCACCACCGATGGCGGCACTCATATGCAAGTCACCGCCAGCCGCAAGCCCGTCACCACCAGCATGAGCCTCAACCAGGCCAGCCGTGGCGGCACCCAGGCGCTGCTGACCGGCACCAGCAATTCCTGGACATCCATGGGCGAGCAGTTGAGCATCAGTGGCCTGTTTCCGCCTGGCGAAGACAAAGAGCATTACTACCGCGCAACGTATAGCCAGTTCATCAATGCAGAGGGCACCCAACTTGCTCTCTCGGGGGAACGCTACCGCGCCGCCCCACACACCCGCCTGCAACTGGGCGATGGCGTGGAACTCAAACCCCACCAGGAAATCGACCGTTACTCCATTGGGGTCAGCCACCCGTTTATCGCCTCGCCCAGCGAATCGTTGAGCCTGGGAACCCGCCTCTATGCCGTCGACCAGACCAACCGATACAAGCTGAACGGTTTCCCTCAGCGTTTCGAGCTGGAAACCAACCTGCGCGCGCTGGCCTTCGAGGGCGACTGGCGCAAAGCCGACAGCACGCAGTTGCGCATCATCAGCGGCGGCCTCTACCAAGGCATCAACGGCATGGGTGCCAAGACACGCACCGACTTCGGCGGCCTCAAGCCCGACCTCGACTTCTTCCGCCTGCGCCTGTCCGGCGTGCAGAGCAACAAGCTGTTCGGCAATTGGCAAGGTGTGCTCTCCGGCGCGTTCTACTGGAGCAACGACTATCTGCCGGACAGCGAGCGTGCCACCTTCGGCGGGCAGAGTTTCGGCCGCGGCTACCCTGATGACCAAGGCTCGGGCGACAAAGGCTGGGGCGTGGCTTACGAGGTCAACTACAGCTACAACCGCGCCGGTGATTGGGTGAAAATCCTGCAACCCTATGTGGTGTTCGACCGCGCCAAGACCTGGTTCAACGACCTGCCGGTCAAGGGCAATGACCTGTCATCGGCGGCGCTGGGCCTGCGCTTTGGCGACGCCAAGTACTACAACATAGCGCTGGAAGCCGCCAAGCCGATGTCGGACGAAGCCCTGGACAGCTTCGATCGGCGGCCGCGCTATTCGCTGAGCTTCAGCTACCAGCTCTGA
- a CDS encoding pilus assembly protein, whose protein sequence is MSDSLSQTFLAITRNTTDLEWLQGALAPLGQVVSAGTGSLDELLALVDVTFANLVFVGLDRENLVAQSALIEGALEAKPMLAVVALGDGMDNQLVLNAMRAGARDFVAYGSRSSEVAGLVRRLSKRLPTVAPHAQLGGLTVLFGTQSNADGAMLATHLALVVQKSGQQTLLLDLGLPRSDSLALLGLESTFNFGDALRHLRRLDTTMINSAFTTALDGLRILAYATGDEPLKLTSAAELYMLLSALRQHFQHIVVNITGQPDSEALRTFVGHCDKLLWCTDQNVLDCRRNLAVINRWREKGMKLDHAKLVVDRYIKACAPDTEALEKSFGLECVAVLPLSAELRLNVKNQGQTLFALAPREPLTQAVRALGERLAKRSEGLAKPSMRWFERFLGSGR, encoded by the coding sequence ATGAGCGATAGCCTGAGCCAGACCTTCCTCGCCATCACCCGCAACACCACCGACCTTGAGTGGCTGCAGGGTGCGCTCGCGCCGCTAGGCCAGGTAGTGAGCGCCGGCACCGGCAGCCTGGACGAACTGTTGGCGCTGGTGGACGTGACCTTCGCCAACCTGGTGTTCGTCGGCCTGGACCGCGAAAACCTGGTGGCCCAGAGCGCACTGATCGAAGGTGCCCTGGAAGCCAAGCCGATGCTCGCCGTGGTCGCCTTGGGCGATGGTATGGACAACCAGCTTGTCCTGAATGCCATGCGTGCCGGCGCCCGCGACTTTGTCGCCTACGGCTCGCGCTCCAGCGAAGTGGCCGGCCTGGTGCGGCGCCTGAGCAAGCGCCTGCCGACGGTGGCTCCGCATGCACAACTGGGCGGCTTGACCGTGCTGTTCGGCACCCAAAGCAACGCGGATGGTGCAATGCTGGCCACTCACCTGGCGCTGGTGGTGCAGAAGAGCGGGCAGCAGACCCTGCTGCTCGACCTGGGCCTGCCACGCAGCGACAGCCTGGCGCTGCTGGGCCTGGAGAGCACGTTCAATTTCGGCGATGCGCTGCGGCATCTGCGCCGCCTCGACACCACCATGATCAACAGCGCGTTCACCACCGCCCTGGATGGCCTGCGCATCCTGGCGTACGCCACCGGTGATGAACCACTCAAACTCACCAGCGCCGCCGAGCTGTACATGTTGCTCAGCGCCTTGCGCCAACACTTCCAGCACATCGTCGTCAACATTACCGGTCAGCCGGACAGCGAAGCCCTGCGCACCTTTGTCGGCCATTGCGACAAACTGCTGTGGTGTACCGATCAGAACGTGCTGGACTGCCGCCGCAACCTGGCAGTGATCAACCGCTGGCGCGAGAAAGGCATGAAGCTCGATCACGCCAAGCTAGTGGTGGACCGCTATATCAAAGCCTGCGCGCCGGACACCGAAGCCCTGGAGAAAAGCTTCGGCCTGGAGTGCGTCGCCGTGCTGCCCCTGAGCGCCGAATTGCGCCTGAATGTGAAAAACCAGGGCCAGACCCTGTTCGCCCTGGCGCCACGCGAACCCTTGACCCAGGCCGTACGTGCCTTGGGCGAGCGCCTGGCAAAACGCTCCGAGGGTTTGGCAAAGCCCTCGATGCGCTGGTTTGAACGCTTCCTGGGGTCCGGACGATGA
- a CDS encoding MaoC family dehydratase yields the protein MQWKTLDSAPFLPPLYWRAALKRKITGHTLPEHGLRCRMSIDPKQVAAYRKVCGFADSPILPATYPHILAFGLQMQLLTDKRFPFPLLGLIHLSNRIRIHRPLGGVSDLSVAVHAQNLKPHPKGAMFDLITTVEDSLGLLWEAESRMLCRGVKLEGESEEIAQPSPTHVSELTRWKAPADIGRRYARVSGDYNPIHLSALTARLFGFPQAIAHGLWNKAHTLAALGEHLPAANIEIDVEFRKPVRLPGEVTLLASAAGSSGALWLKGAGDIEHMVGKWRPIA from the coding sequence ATGCAATGGAAGACGTTAGACAGTGCACCATTCCTGCCGCCGCTGTATTGGCGTGCGGCCCTCAAGCGCAAGATCACGGGCCACACGCTGCCCGAGCACGGGTTGCGCTGCCGGATGAGCATCGACCCCAAGCAGGTGGCGGCCTACCGCAAGGTCTGTGGTTTTGCCGACAGCCCGATCCTGCCGGCTACGTATCCGCATATCCTGGCGTTCGGGCTCCAGATGCAGTTGCTCACCGATAAGCGCTTTCCTTTCCCCCTGCTGGGGTTGATTCACCTGAGTAACCGCATCCGTATTCATCGCCCCCTGGGGGGTGTGAGCGACCTGTCCGTGGCTGTACACGCGCAGAACCTAAAGCCCCACCCCAAGGGCGCAATGTTCGATCTGATCACCACGGTTGAAGATTCCCTCGGCCTGCTGTGGGAAGCCGAAAGCCGCATGCTGTGCCGGGGCGTGAAGCTGGAAGGAGAGTCAGAAGAGATCGCCCAACCGTCTCCCACCCACGTTAGCGAACTGACCCGCTGGAAAGCGCCTGCCGACATCGGCCGCCGTTATGCACGGGTCTCCGGCGACTACAACCCGATCCACCTCAGCGCCCTGACCGCCAGGCTGTTCGGCTTTCCCCAGGCCATCGCCCACGGGCTGTGGAACAAGGCGCACACCCTCGCAGCCCTGGGCGAACACCTGCCCGCCGCCAACATCGAGATCGACGTCGAGTTCAGGAAACCCGTGCGCCTGCCCGGTGAAGTGACGTTATTGGCCAGCGCCGCCGGTTCCAGCGGAGCGTTGTGGTTGAAAGGCGCTGGCGATATTGAACATATGGTAGGCAAGTGGCGGCCGATTGCATGA
- a CDS encoding type II and III secretion system protein family protein: MSHRYAPMFTQLACALMLSSLPIGMALAAPGNCSTLGQLPAVVEVGEGLQQELQSPVAITRLAIGDPKIADVRVNGDRHFLLTGVSSGATSLLVWTACASAPRQSMVFVKGKATSALTSVSLSPSQDPLLPSQVQTDIRFVEVSRTKLKEASTKFLGVGTNFFLGSPSLLSPSEGVFKLPVSTDNFNVGFGGGRVKAMINALERSGFAYTLARPSLVAMSGQSASFLAGGEVPIPVPSAGSDTISIEYKEFGIRLTLTPTVIDRNRITLKVAPEVSELDYSNAIQIQGIQVPALTVRRTDTSVSLADGESFVISGLISTNNRSSIDKFPGLGDIPILGAFFRDSTISREEKELLMIVTPHLVQPLAANAQLPSLPGEKLRSYDPNWYRLFFLENGNFDRRTGLSQ; the protein is encoded by the coding sequence ATGAGCCATCGCTACGCACCCATGTTCACGCAGCTGGCCTGCGCCTTGATGCTGTCGAGCCTGCCGATCGGCATGGCACTGGCAGCGCCGGGCAATTGCAGCACCCTGGGCCAGTTGCCCGCCGTGGTCGAGGTGGGAGAAGGCCTGCAACAGGAACTGCAATCCCCCGTGGCAATCACGCGCCTGGCCATCGGCGACCCGAAGATCGCCGATGTGCGGGTCAACGGTGACCGTCACTTCCTGCTCACCGGTGTCAGCAGCGGCGCCACCAGCCTGCTGGTGTGGACCGCCTGCGCCAGCGCGCCGCGCCAGAGCATGGTGTTCGTCAAGGGCAAGGCCACCTCGGCGCTGACCAGTGTGTCGCTGTCGCCCTCGCAAGACCCGTTGCTGCCCAGCCAGGTGCAGACCGATATCCGCTTCGTGGAAGTCAGCCGTACCAAGCTCAAGGAAGCCAGCACGAAGTTTCTCGGCGTGGGCACCAATTTTTTCCTCGGTAGCCCCAGCCTTCTTTCGCCCTCCGAGGGTGTCTTCAAGCTGCCGGTGAGCACGGACAATTTCAACGTCGGCTTTGGCGGCGGCCGGGTCAAAGCCATGATCAACGCCCTGGAACGCAGCGGTTTTGCCTACACCCTGGCACGCCCAAGCCTGGTGGCCATGAGCGGGCAGAGCGCATCCTTCCTGGCCGGCGGTGAAGTGCCCATCCCGGTGCCCAGCGCCGGCAGCGATACCATCTCCATCGAATACAAAGAGTTCGGCATTCGCCTGACCCTGACCCCCACCGTGATTGACCGCAACCGCATCACCCTCAAGGTGGCGCCGGAAGTCAGCGAACTGGACTACAGCAACGCGATACAGATCCAAGGCATCCAGGTGCCGGCCCTGACCGTACGCCGCACCGACACCAGCGTGTCCCTGGCCGATGGCGAAAGTTTTGTGATCAGCGGCCTGATCAGCACCAACAACCGCTCTAGCATCGACAAATTTCCAGGGCTGGGTGATATCCCGATCCTCGGTGCGTTTTTCCGTGACTCCACGATCAGCCGAGAAGAAAAAGAGCTGTTGATGATCGTCACGCCGCACCTGGTGCAGCCGTTGGCCGCCAACGCCCAACTGCCCTCCTTGCCTGGCGAAAAACTGCGCAGCTACGACCCGAACTGGTACCGGCTGTTCTTCCTGGAAAACGGCAACTTCGACCGTCGCACTGGACTTTCCCAATGA